ATTTCAGACTTAGGAATGTTTCATTGAGTTATTCACTGCCAAGACGTTTTCTTTCAGTATTAAAAATTAGCGATGCTGCATTAAGTATTCAGGGGCAAAATATGTTTACACTAACCAAATATGCTGGCCTTGACCCTGAAACACAAAATCTTAACCTCCCTCCCTTACGCACCGTAGTAATGGGATTAAATGTCACATTTTAAATTAGTTGTTATGAGAAAGAAATATTTTAAATATCTATTTTTTGTTATTGTATTTCAGCAAACTTCCTGCAAAAACTTTTTGGGAGTAGACCCACCCAAAAGCAGTTTAGTTCAATCTACTGTTTTCGATAATAATGATCAAGCCACATCTGCTGTGATTGGAATATATGCAACGATGTCGGCTTCTGGGTATGCTTCTGGTGGCTCTGGAAGTATTAGTAATCAAGCAGGGATGTCTTCAGATGATCTGGTTGGTTATTCAGCTTTAAATATACCTTTTTACCAAAATGCACTAACGCCAGACCTTTCAAGTCTTCAGGCTTTATATTCAGGTTTATACAAAACGATTTATGCGGCAAACGCAGTTTTAGAAGGGCTTTCTGGTTCAAATGGTGTGACGCCGCCTGTTAAAGTCCAGCTACAGGGTGAAGTTATGTTTATCCGTGCTTTCGCTTACTTCTACCTAGTAAATTTATACGGTGCAGTGCCTTTACAACTTACAACAGATTATAGGATTACGCAAATGGAACCAAGAACACCGTCTAAGCAAGTTTACGAGCAAATTATAGCTGACCTTATGAACGCGGAAAATTTGCTTACTGAATCTTACCCCACGGTTGGCAGGGTTAGGCCAAATAAGTCAGCTGTTTGGGCAATGTTGTCAAGAACATATTTATATCTTAAGGACTGGGTGAATGCTGAAAAATATGCTTCTCTGGTCATTTCAAAGACAACCTATAGTTTGGTTGACATAAATTCAGTGTTTTTAGCCAATAGTCAAGAGGCAATATGGCAACTTATGCCAGCAGCAAATAGTAATACACAAGATGGCCTTAATTTTATTCTAACAGCTGCACCAACTTCTGTATCTCTAAATAGCAATTTTGTAAACAATGCTTTCGAAGCTAACGATAGAAGGAGATCCAGTTGGATAAACAGTCTTACAATTGGAACTCAAACTTATTTTTATCCTTTCAAGTACAAGGTTCGTTCATCCACAGCAGTCACAGAATATTCAATGGTACTTCGACTAGCAGAACAATATCTTATAAGGGCTGAAGCAAGAATAAATCAAGCTGGAAAGATTGAGGAAGGGATATCCGATCTCAATATCATACGCACAAGAGCGAGACCGAGCTCTACTGCAAGTATGCCAAATCCTCTTCCTGCGTTGGACCCTAATCTTGACAAACCATTAGCATTATTAGCCGTTGAACAGGAAAGGCGTGTCGAACTCTTTACAGAGTGGGGGCATCGTTGGCTTGATTTATCAAGAACGGGGAGGGCAAACGAAATTTTGTCTACCGTTAAATCTAATTGGCAGCAAACGGATCTGCTATATCCGATTCCGTTTGACGAGAGGAGTAGAAATCCTGCAATTACACAAAATCCAGGTTATTTAGATAATTTATGAGAAAGATAATGCGGTTGATATTTATTGCTTCTTTGTTTCTGTTTCTGACTGACATAACTATGGCGGAAACGTTAAAAAAACAATTGAGATTTACGGGACAAATAGTGAATGTGGATCTAAAAGATAGATATAAGTCATTAGGAGTTGATTATGAGTCCGATGATGGCTTTGTCCAAACAGGTCACCATTCATTATCTATAGCTATTGATAGCAATGGCCACTTTAGCTTTAACTTGCCAGATCTAAATAAACCATATAAGATACATTTATATATTTATAATGCATATGCTCTTGAAGTAAGAGGATTATGGAGTTACGATGGGTATGCCGAGTCTGGCGATGATATTAAAATGCGGATTGTTTTAAAAGCAGAGACTCTAGATTCAGTTTATTTCTCCGGCCAAGGTTGCAACAAGTATAATCTTACACACAAACTACATAGGCAATTTTCCAAATATTATTATCCAAGTTTAAGTATGATTGGTTTAGAGTATCCGGTTGATAATTGGAAGGAATTGGATGTTAAGTTGAACCAAGTTAGTAACTTAATAAGAAGGTTCAAAGCTAAGAAGCTTAATCTAATTAATACTGCACGAGTTAATGCTGAAATGAAAAGAATTATCAATTATGAATTCGCTGCATACAATGAAGAATGGGTCTGGCGATTAACGTGGCTTTTTCAACAGATGCCGGCTTATCGCTATCAAATTAGTCAAGTGTATTTAAAGTATAAAGGAGAATTTTTTGATAATCCAACCACTTTAAGTTTGTTTTGTCCTAAATATATCATTAACCTATCATCAAGGGAAATATTGGATTTGATGATTTTTCGTAACAGCGATAAAATCGAAATCAAGACATATTATGATAGGATAAAAAGTCATTATTCAGGGACGTTGAGAGATCGCCTCTTCGGTACTTTTATATTTAGCAAGGTTCCTTATATCTATTTTTTAGATTTTGATAATCATACGAAAGACTCTTTATATAACGATGCTGCATCGCTAATCAAAGTGCCTTATGTAAAAAGAGCCGTTTTGCAAAAAATTGAAGACCTCGCTAAAGTTAACGGTAATACTCGCATCTTTGATGCGGAATTTGTCGGCTTAGATGGCAAAATGTTCAAGCTTAACTCACTAAAAGGAACGATTTATTTGATAGATGCATGGTTTTTAGGATGTAGCGGTTGTGCTAATTTCCACAATGATTTTGAAAAGAAAGTTTATCCAAAATTTAAAGACAAGGCCAACTTCATTGTTCTAAGCATAAATTTTGACGGGAATAAAGAAAAATGGCTAAAAGGCATTGAAAGCAAACTCTATACCTCGCTTGATTATGTCAATGTGTATACAGGAGGTTTTAAAGATAAAAATGGCTATGGATTGAATCATCCATTTATGAAATATTTCAATGTGAAAGGGGGGCCATATCTCATGCTTGTTGATGGAAATGGGGTTATTAGGTACCAGTCTTATAATACCACGGCGGAAGCAATAACTTTGAAAATAAATGAAGTACTCTCAGACTAGTATATCATTTTTGAAAGAGGTATGATTTAATGGGTTTTATTAAGAGTACTTTCAGTAACATCAGAGAATAGTTTTGCTTAGGTAGCCAGTGA
The nucleotide sequence above comes from Pedobacter sp. MC2016-14. Encoded proteins:
- a CDS encoding RagB/SusD family nutrient uptake outer membrane protein, coding for MRKKYFKYLFFVIVFQQTSCKNFLGVDPPKSSLVQSTVFDNNDQATSAVIGIYATMSASGYASGGSGSISNQAGMSSDDLVGYSALNIPFYQNALTPDLSSLQALYSGLYKTIYAANAVLEGLSGSNGVTPPVKVQLQGEVMFIRAFAYFYLVNLYGAVPLQLTTDYRITQMEPRTPSKQVYEQIIADLMNAENLLTESYPTVGRVRPNKSAVWAMLSRTYLYLKDWVNAEKYASLVISKTTYSLVDINSVFLANSQEAIWQLMPAANSNTQDGLNFILTAAPTSVSLNSNFVNNAFEANDRRRSSWINSLTIGTQTYFYPFKYKVRSSTAVTEYSMVLRLAEQYLIRAEARINQAGKIEEGISDLNIIRTRARPSSTASMPNPLPALDPNLDKPLALLAVEQERRVELFTEWGHRWLDLSRTGRANEILSTVKSNWQQTDLLYPIPFDERSRNPAITQNPGYLDNL
- a CDS encoding peroxiredoxin is translated as MAETLKKQLRFTGQIVNVDLKDRYKSLGVDYESDDGFVQTGHHSLSIAIDSNGHFSFNLPDLNKPYKIHLYIYNAYALEVRGLWSYDGYAESGDDIKMRIVLKAETLDSVYFSGQGCNKYNLTHKLHRQFSKYYYPSLSMIGLEYPVDNWKELDVKLNQVSNLIRRFKAKKLNLINTARVNAEMKRIINYEFAAYNEEWVWRLTWLFQQMPAYRYQISQVYLKYKGEFFDNPTTLSLFCPKYIINLSSREILDLMIFRNSDKIEIKTYYDRIKSHYSGTLRDRLFGTFIFSKVPYIYFLDFDNHTKDSLYNDAASLIKVPYVKRAVLQKIEDLAKVNGNTRIFDAEFVGLDGKMFKLNSLKGTIYLIDAWFLGCSGCANFHNDFEKKVYPKFKDKANFIVLSINFDGNKEKWLKGIESKLYTSLDYVNVYTGGFKDKNGYGLNHPFMKYFNVKGGPYLMLVDGNGVIRYQSYNTTAEAITLKINEVLSD